The following proteins are encoded in a genomic region of Mycobacterium kiyosense:
- the phoH2 gene encoding ATP-binding protein, whose protein sequence is MGPPERYPLEERPVTETRTYVLDTSVLLSDPWACSRFAEHEVVVPLVVISELEAKRHHHELGWFARQALRLFDDLRLEHGRLDQPIPVGAQGGSLHVELNHTDPSVLPAGFRTDSNDSRILSCAANLAAEGKRVTLVSKDIPLRVKAAAVGLPADEYHAQDVVVSGWSGMREIEVAAEDIGELFADGEIDLAEARDMPCHTGVRLLGGSSHALGRVTPAKRVQLVRGDREVFGLRGRSAEQRVALDLLLDESVGIVSLGGKAGTGKSALALCAGLEAVLERRTQRKVVVFRPLYAVGGQELGYLPGSESDKMGPWAQAVFDTLEGLASPAVLEEVLSRGMLEVLPLTHIRGRSLHDSFVIVDEAQSLERNVLLTVLSRLGTGSRVVLTHDIAQRDNLRVGRHDGVAAVIEKLKGHPLFAHITLLRSERSPIAALVTEMLEEIAGPN, encoded by the coding sequence GTGGGTCCGCCCGAGCGCTATCCGCTCGAGGAGCGCCCCGTGACCGAAACCCGGACGTACGTGCTCGACACCTCCGTACTGCTGTCCGACCCCTGGGCTTGCAGTCGGTTTGCCGAGCACGAGGTGGTGGTTCCGCTGGTTGTGATCAGCGAACTGGAAGCCAAACGTCACCACCACGAGCTGGGATGGTTCGCCCGCCAGGCGTTGCGGTTGTTCGACGACCTGCGTCTTGAGCACGGCCGGTTGGATCAGCCGATTCCGGTTGGCGCGCAGGGCGGTTCGCTGCACGTCGAGCTCAACCACACCGACCCGTCGGTGCTGCCGGCAGGGTTCCGGACCGACAGCAACGACTCGCGGATCCTGAGCTGTGCCGCCAACCTGGCCGCCGAGGGCAAGCGGGTCACGTTGGTGAGCAAGGACATTCCGCTGCGGGTCAAGGCCGCCGCGGTCGGGTTGCCGGCCGACGAGTACCACGCACAGGACGTGGTGGTGTCCGGCTGGTCGGGGATGCGCGAGATCGAGGTGGCCGCCGAGGACATCGGCGAGTTGTTCGCCGACGGCGAGATCGACCTGGCCGAGGCCCGGGATATGCCGTGCCACACCGGGGTTCGGCTGCTCGGCGGTAGCTCGCACGCGCTGGGCCGGGTGACCCCTGCCAAACGCGTCCAACTGGTCCGCGGTGACCGGGAGGTGTTCGGCCTGCGGGGCCGCTCCGCCGAGCAGCGCGTTGCGCTGGACCTGCTGCTGGACGAGTCGGTGGGCATCGTCTCGCTCGGCGGCAAAGCCGGCACTGGAAAGTCGGCGCTGGCCTTGTGTGCCGGGCTGGAAGCCGTGTTGGAGCGGCGCACCCAGCGCAAGGTGGTGGTGTTCCGGCCCCTGTACGCCGTCGGCGGCCAGGAGCTGGGCTACCTGCCCGGCAGCGAGAGCGACAAGATGGGCCCGTGGGCGCAGGCGGTGTTCGACACGCTGGAAGGGCTGGCCAGCCCGGCCGTCCTCGAGGAGGTGCTGTCCCGCGGCATGCTCGAGGTGCTGCCGCTGACCCACATCCGCGGCCGGTCGCTGCACGACTCGTTCGTGATCGTCGACGAGGCGCAGTCGCTGGAACGCAACGTGCTGCTCACCGTGCTGTCCAGGCTGGGCACCGGATCCCGGGTGGTACTCACCCACGACATCGCGCAGCGCGACAACCTGCGGGTGGGCCGGCACGACGGGGTGGCCGCGGTGATCGAGAAGCTCAAGGGTCATCCGCTGTTCGCGCACATCACGCTGCTGCGCAGCGAGCGGTCGCCGATCGCGGCGCTGGTCACCGAGATGCTCGAGGAAATCGCCGGTCCGAACTGA
- the desA2 gene encoding acyl-ACP desaturase: MSAGYSYRMAQKPVANALTLELEPVVEANVDRHLRTEDIWFAHDYVPFDRGENFAFLGGRDWDPSQATLPRSITDACEILLLLKDNLAAHHREFVEHFILEDYWGRWIGRWTAEEHLHAIALREYLVVTREVDPTANEQARVQYVMKGYRAEHYSQVETLVYMALSERSYGTFCRNLAARIEEPILAGLIDRIARDEARHEEFFANLVAHLLDYTHDETIAAIAARAADLEVPGADIEAYADKLQNVADAGIFDAAQLQQVISERITAWGLADEPALKQFVTD, from the coding sequence GTGTCAGCGGGTTACAGTTACCGCATGGCACAGAAACCTGTCGCTAACGCGCTCACTCTGGAACTCGAGCCTGTGGTGGAAGCCAACGTGGACCGCCACCTGCGCACCGAGGACATCTGGTTCGCCCACGATTACGTGCCGTTCGACCGCGGCGAGAACTTCGCGTTCCTCGGCGGACGGGACTGGGATCCCTCCCAGGCGACCCTGCCGCGCTCGATCACCGACGCCTGCGAGATCCTGCTGCTGCTCAAGGACAACCTGGCCGCGCATCACCGCGAGTTCGTCGAGCACTTCATCCTCGAGGACTACTGGGGACGCTGGATCGGCCGCTGGACCGCCGAAGAGCACCTGCATGCGATCGCCCTGCGCGAGTACCTGGTGGTGACCCGCGAGGTCGACCCGACCGCCAACGAACAGGCCCGCGTCCAGTACGTGATGAAGGGCTACCGTGCCGAGCACTACTCGCAGGTCGAGACCCTGGTCTACATGGCCCTGTCGGAGCGTTCGTACGGCACCTTCTGCCGCAACCTCGCCGCCCGGATCGAAGAGCCGATCCTGGCCGGGCTGATCGACCGGATCGCCCGGGACGAAGCGCGGCACGAGGAGTTCTTCGCCAACCTGGTCGCCCATCTGCTCGACTACACCCACGACGAGACGATCGCGGCGATCGCCGCCCGCGCGGCCGACCTCGAGGTGCCCGGCGCCGACATCGAGGCCTACGCCGACAAGCTGCAAAACGTCGCCGACGCCGGCATCTTCGACGCGGCGCAGCTGCAGCAGGTGATCTCCGAGCGGATCACCGCCTGGGGGCTGGCCGACGAGCCGGCGCTCAAGCAGTTCGTCACCGACTGA
- the coaA gene encoding pantothenate kinase yields MATPLALTEEELIGLRGLGEQIDLLEVEEVYLPLARLIHLQVAARQRLFAATAEFLGEPQQNPDRPVPFIIGVAGSVAVGKSTTARVLQALLARWDHHPRVDLVTTDGFLYPNAELNRRNLMHRKGFPESYNRRALMRFVTSVKSGSEYACAPVYSHLHYDIIPGAKHVVRHPDILILEGLNVLQTGPTLMVSDLFDFSLYVDARIEDIEQWYVSRFLAMRSTSFANPESHFHHYSDLSDPQAVVAAKEIWRSINRPNLVENILPTRPRATLVLRKDADHSINRLRLRKL; encoded by the coding sequence ATGGCGACCCCGCTGGCCCTGACCGAAGAGGAACTGATCGGCCTTCGTGGTCTCGGCGAACAGATCGACCTGTTGGAGGTCGAGGAGGTCTACCTGCCGCTGGCCCGGCTCATCCACCTGCAGGTCGCCGCGCGACAGCGGTTGTTCGCCGCCACCGCGGAATTCCTCGGCGAGCCGCAACAGAACCCCGACCGGCCGGTGCCGTTCATCATCGGCGTGGCGGGCAGCGTGGCCGTCGGCAAATCGACGACGGCCCGTGTGCTGCAGGCGCTGCTGGCCCGCTGGGATCACCACCCGCGGGTAGATCTGGTGACCACCGACGGCTTCCTGTATCCCAACGCCGAACTCAACCGGCGAAATCTGATGCACCGCAAAGGTTTTCCGGAAAGCTACAACCGCCGCGCGTTGATGCGCTTCGTCACGTCGGTGAAATCCGGGTCGGAATATGCGTGCGCACCGGTGTATTCACACCTGCATTACGACATCATCCCCGGCGCCAAACACGTCGTTCGTCATCCCGACATCTTGATTCTGGAAGGACTCAACGTATTGCAGACCGGTCCGACGCTGATGGTGTCGGACCTGTTCGACTTCTCGCTGTACGTCGACGCCCGGATCGAGGACATCGAACAGTGGTACGTGTCGCGGTTCCTGGCCATGCGCAGCACCTCGTTCGCCAACCCGGAATCGCACTTCCACCACTACTCGGATCTGTCGGACCCGCAGGCCGTCGTCGCGGCCAAGGAAATCTGGCGGTCGATCAACCGGCCCAACCTGGTGGAGAACATCCTGCCCACCCGGCCGCGGGCCACTCTGGTGCTACGCAAGGACGCCGACCACTCCATCAACCGGCTGCGGCTGCGCAAGCTGTAA
- a CDS encoding glycosyl hydrolase, translating to MPKRPDNQAWRYGRMVFGVVVAAAVLVIGGLTGHVTRADDANCAVVKCIALTFDDGPGPYTDRLLQILRDNDAKATFFLIGNKVAANPSGAKRIADAGMEIGSHTWEHPNMTTIPPEDIAAQFARANDAITAATGRTPVLYRPAGGLSNPAVRQTAATFGLAEILWDVIPFDWANDANTAATRQVLMTQIKPGSVVLFHDTYSSTVDLVYQFIPVLKANGYHLVTVSELLGPRAPGSSYGSRENGPPANQLHDIPAAQIPALPNTPSPKPMPNFPITDIPGQNSGGPNNGA from the coding sequence GTGCCGAAACGACCCGACAACCAGGCCTGGCGCTACGGGCGCATGGTCTTCGGTGTGGTCGTGGCCGCGGCCGTCCTGGTGATCGGTGGCCTGACCGGCCACGTCACCCGGGCCGACGACGCGAACTGTGCGGTGGTCAAGTGCATCGCGCTGACCTTCGACGACGGTCCCGGTCCCTACACGGACCGGTTACTGCAGATCCTGCGGGACAACGACGCCAAGGCCACGTTCTTCCTGATCGGCAACAAGGTGGCCGCCAACCCGTCGGGCGCCAAGCGGATCGCCGACGCGGGCATGGAGATCGGCAGCCACACCTGGGAACACCCCAACATGACGACGATCCCGCCCGAGGACATCGCCGCCCAGTTCGCCCGCGCCAACGACGCCATCACCGCCGCGACCGGACGAACACCGGTGCTGTATCGGCCCGCGGGCGGGCTGTCCAACCCGGCGGTGCGCCAGACCGCCGCCACGTTCGGCCTGGCCGAGATCCTGTGGGACGTCATCCCGTTCGACTGGGCCAACGACGCCAACACCGCGGCGACGCGGCAGGTGCTGATGACTCAGATCAAACCGGGGTCGGTGGTGCTGTTCCACGACACCTACTCCAGCACCGTCGACCTGGTCTACCAGTTCATCCCGGTGCTCAAGGCCAACGGCTATCACCTGGTCACGGTCAGTGAGCTGCTCGGCCCCCGCGCGCCGGGCAGCAGCTACGGCAGCCGGGAAAACGGTCCGCCCGCCAACCAGTTGCACGACATCCCGGCCGCGCAGATACCGGCGTTGCCCAACACGCCGTCGCCGAAGCCGATGCCGAACTTCCCGATCACCGATATTCCGGGGCAGAACTCCGGCGGACCGAACAACGGTGCCTGA
- a CDS encoding putative adenylate cyclase produces MPDDSGPKSALRLSLQYAADLSLAYVLAVIDAAAILIPLRGHTLGVADADFAERNTALVALLVVLSTVTVAVAGPLILAPTLRWYVAGAEPTAEQRDAAMKIAGKQSALLAGVWIGSGAILLLVNRAGGGALLVPILLGVALGGAAAAGTGLLLAQRTLRPIMGVATRGCEPRLVVPGVLARLVLLWFLCSALPIGVIATFVGLRSAGWLIDRSAALDVPVLVVSLAALVLGLPTMILTSRSISDPVGEVADAMAEIEHGHMGTYVGVYERSQIGRLQSGFNRMVTGLEERERIRDLFGRHVGTDVARRALEEGSSLSGDVVEAAVLYIDLVGSTGLAESLPPQEVAEVLNDFFRIVVDTVHEFRGLINKFEGDAALVIFGAPLRSEQPASDALATARALAAKLRRLPLVDFGIGVSAGRVFAGNIGAENRYEYTVIGDAVNEAARLADLAKTSDRRILCSGAAIERAETAERKRWSERYSTVLRGRSEPTHVSAPVGDD; encoded by the coding sequence GTGCCTGACGACTCGGGACCCAAGTCGGCCCTGCGCTTGTCGCTGCAGTATGCAGCCGACCTGAGCCTGGCCTACGTGCTGGCCGTGATCGACGCTGCCGCCATTCTGATCCCGCTGCGCGGGCACACTCTCGGCGTGGCCGACGCCGACTTCGCCGAGCGGAACACGGCTTTGGTGGCGCTGCTGGTGGTGTTGAGCACCGTGACAGTGGCGGTCGCCGGGCCGCTGATCCTGGCGCCCACGCTGCGCTGGTATGTGGCCGGTGCCGAGCCCACCGCCGAACAACGCGATGCCGCAATGAAAATCGCCGGCAAGCAGTCGGCGTTGCTGGCGGGGGTCTGGATCGGCAGCGGCGCGATCCTGTTGCTGGTCAACCGTGCCGGCGGTGGGGCGCTGCTGGTGCCGATCCTGCTGGGAGTGGCATTGGGCGGCGCGGCGGCTGCCGGCACGGGTCTGTTGCTGGCGCAGCGCACGCTGCGGCCGATCATGGGCGTCGCGACCCGGGGTTGCGAACCGCGACTGGTGGTGCCGGGGGTGCTCGCCCGGCTGGTCCTGCTGTGGTTTCTGTGCAGCGCGTTGCCCATCGGCGTCATCGCGACCTTCGTGGGTTTGCGGTCCGCCGGTTGGCTCATCGACCGGTCCGCGGCCCTGGACGTGCCGGTGCTGGTGGTGTCGCTGGCCGCGCTGGTTCTGGGGCTGCCGACGATGATCCTGACGTCGCGGTCGATCTCCGACCCGGTGGGCGAAGTCGCCGACGCGATGGCCGAAATCGAGCACGGCCACATGGGCACCTATGTCGGGGTGTACGAACGTTCCCAAATCGGGCGTCTGCAAAGCGGATTCAACCGGATGGTCACCGGTTTGGAGGAACGCGAGCGGATCCGTGACTTGTTCGGCCGGCACGTCGGGACCGATGTGGCCCGGCGCGCTTTGGAGGAAGGCTCCTCGCTCTCCGGCGACGTGGTGGAGGCGGCGGTCCTCTACATCGACCTGGTCGGATCCACCGGGCTCGCCGAAAGCCTTCCGCCGCAAGAGGTTGCCGAGGTGCTCAACGACTTCTTCCGGATCGTCGTCGACACCGTGCACGAATTCCGGGGTTTGATCAACAAATTCGAGGGCGACGCCGCCCTGGTGATCTTCGGCGCGCCCTTGCGCTCCGAACAGCCGGCCTCCGACGCGCTGGCCACGGCGCGTGCGCTGGCGGCCAAGCTGCGCCGACTTCCGTTGGTGGACTTCGGGATCGGTGTCTCCGCCGGCCGCGTGTTCGCGGGCAACATCGGTGCGGAGAACCGCTACGAGTACACCGTGATCGGCGACGCCGTCAACGAAGCCGCGCGGTTGGCCGACCTGGCCAAGACCTCGGATCGGCGAATCCTGTGCTCGGGCGCCGCGATCGAACGCGCCGAAACGGCCGAGCGCAAACGCTGGAGCGAGCGCTATTCCACGGTGCTGCGCGGCCGCTCCGAACCCACCCACGTCTCGGCGCCGGTGGGCGACGACTGA
- a CDS encoding hydroxyneurosporene-O-methyltransferase, which translates to MPSKLPPPKVVQMIDAARHHLAQLHRRMVPPPVAMMEMVSNAWVSQAIVAAAELGIADALAGGPLSAQELATAVNADADALRRLLRALISRGIFRQRRDGRYDLTPLAGTLRRDAEIPLTGWARWLGSPQHREHWSHLTDAIRTGRSVIPALRGKPAFEYLAAEPELGEIFNQAMTGGSALSIGPVIAAYDFSRFATIVDVGGGHGRLLAEILAATPAARGVLFDQPQVVAGAPAVLAERGVAERTRIAEGSFFESVPAGGDAYILKSVIHDWPDDDAVRILRNVRAAAEAGCHLLLVEFVIPKHHREFVGNWLDLEMLIALDARERTAAEFERLFDRAGFQLQRVVETASPFSVLEARAV; encoded by the coding sequence GTGCCGAGCAAACTTCCACCGCCCAAGGTCGTGCAGATGATCGACGCCGCGCGTCATCACTTGGCCCAGTTGCACCGCCGCATGGTGCCCCCGCCGGTCGCGATGATGGAGATGGTCTCCAACGCGTGGGTGTCCCAGGCGATCGTCGCGGCCGCCGAGCTCGGCATCGCCGACGCGCTCGCCGGCGGCCCGTTATCGGCCCAGGAATTGGCGACCGCCGTCAACGCGGACGCCGATGCGCTGCGCCGACTGCTCAGGGCGCTGATCAGCAGAGGCATTTTCCGGCAGCGCCGCGACGGGCGTTACGACCTCACGCCACTTGCCGGCACGCTGCGCCGCGACGCGGAGATCCCGCTCACCGGATGGGCGCGGTGGCTGGGCTCCCCGCAACACCGCGAGCATTGGAGCCATCTCACCGATGCCATCCGCACCGGCCGGTCCGTCATACCCGCGCTGCGCGGCAAACCGGCCTTCGAGTACCTGGCCGCCGAGCCCGAGCTCGGCGAGATCTTCAACCAGGCCATGACGGGCGGATCCGCCTTGTCGATCGGACCGGTGATCGCCGCCTACGACTTCAGCCGGTTCGCCACCATCGTCGACGTCGGCGGCGGCCACGGCCGGCTGCTGGCCGAGATCCTGGCGGCCACCCCGGCGGCGCGCGGCGTGCTGTTCGACCAGCCCCAGGTGGTTGCCGGGGCCCCGGCCGTCCTGGCCGAACGCGGCGTCGCCGAGCGCACCCGGATTGCCGAGGGGTCCTTCTTCGAGTCCGTGCCGGCCGGCGGCGACGCGTACATCCTCAAGAGCGTGATCCACGACTGGCCTGACGACGACGCCGTGCGGATCCTGCGCAATGTGCGGGCGGCGGCCGAGGCCGGCTGCCACCTACTACTGGTCGAGTTCGTGATTCCCAAGCACCACCGGGAATTCGTGGGCAACTGGCTGGACCTGGAGATGTTGATCGCCCTGGACGCACGCGAACGTACCGCCGCCGAGTTCGAGCGATTGTTCGACCGGGCCGGCTTCCAATTGCAGCGGGTGGTGGAGACGGCGTCGCCGTTCAGCGTGCTCGAGGCCCGAGCGGTCTGA
- the glyA1 gene encoding serine hydroxymethyltransferase 1 gives MTAAPDAHVSARDTASLMSSPLDEVDPDIAELLGKELGRQRDTLEMIASENFVPRSVLQAQGSVLTNKYAEGLPGRRYYGGCEYVDVVENIARDRAKALFGADFANVQPHSGAQANAAVLAALMSPGERLLGLDLANGGHLTHGMRLNFSGKLYENAFYGVDPTSHRVDMDVVRAQALQFRPQVIIAGWSAYPRILDFAAFRSIADEVGAKLWVDMAHFAGLVAAGLHPSPVPHADVVSTTIHKTLGGGRSGMIIGKQEYAKAINSAVFPGQQGGPLMHIIAGKAVALKIAGTPEFAERQQRTLSGARILADRLLADDVAKAGVSVVSGGTDVHLVLVDLRDSPLDGQAAEDLLHEVGITVNRNAVPNDPRPPMVTSGLRIGTPALATRGFGDAEFTEVADVIATALAAGASADVSGLRARVTRLAREFPLYDGLEDWSLVGR, from the coding sequence GTGACTGCCGCACCCGATGCCCACGTTTCCGCCCGTGATACCGCCTCGTTGATGTCGTCGCCGCTCGACGAGGTCGACCCCGATATCGCCGAGCTGTTGGGCAAGGAACTGGGGCGCCAGCGCGACACCCTGGAGATGATCGCGTCGGAGAATTTCGTGCCGCGATCGGTGCTGCAGGCGCAGGGCAGCGTGCTGACCAACAAGTACGCCGAGGGTCTGCCGGGCCGGCGCTACTACGGCGGCTGCGAGTACGTCGACGTGGTGGAGAACATCGCCCGCGACCGGGCCAAGGCGCTGTTCGGCGCCGACTTCGCCAATGTGCAGCCGCATTCGGGCGCCCAGGCCAACGCCGCGGTGCTGGCCGCGCTGATGTCGCCGGGGGAGCGGCTGCTGGGCCTGGATCTGGCCAACGGCGGGCACCTGACCCACGGGATGCGGCTGAACTTCTCCGGGAAGTTGTACGAGAACGCCTTTTACGGCGTCGACCCCACCTCGCATCGGGTCGACATGGACGTGGTGCGGGCCCAGGCGCTGCAGTTCCGTCCCCAGGTGATCATCGCGGGCTGGTCGGCCTACCCGCGGATTCTGGACTTCGCGGCGTTCCGGTCCATCGCCGACGAGGTGGGCGCCAAATTGTGGGTCGACATGGCGCATTTCGCCGGCCTGGTCGCCGCGGGGCTGCATCCGTCGCCGGTGCCGCATGCCGACGTGGTGTCCACCACCATCCACAAGACGCTGGGCGGTGGGCGTTCCGGAATGATCATCGGCAAGCAGGAGTACGCCAAGGCGATCAACTCGGCGGTGTTCCCCGGCCAGCAAGGCGGCCCGCTGATGCACATCATCGCCGGCAAGGCGGTGGCGCTGAAGATCGCCGGTACGCCCGAGTTCGCCGAGCGCCAGCAGCGAACCCTCAGCGGGGCCCGGATCCTGGCGGACCGGCTGCTGGCCGACGACGTCGCCAAGGCCGGTGTATCGGTGGTCAGCGGCGGCACCGACGTCCACTTGGTGCTGGTCGACCTGCGTGATTCGCCGCTGGACGGGCAGGCTGCCGAAGATCTGTTGCACGAGGTCGGCATCACGGTCAACCGCAACGCCGTGCCCAACGACCCGCGGCCACCGATGGTCACTTCGGGGCTGCGGATCGGGACGCCCGCACTGGCCACCCGCGGTTTCGGCGACGCCGAGTTCACCGAGGTGGCCGACGTCATCGCCACCGCGCTGGCGGCGGGCGCCTCCGCCGATGTGTCCGGCCTGCGCGCCCGGGTGACCCGCCTGGCCAGGGAGTTCCCGCTCTACGACGGGCTCGAGGACTGGAGCCTGGTCGGGCGCTAG